In Symphalangus syndactylus isolate Jambi chromosome 6, NHGRI_mSymSyn1-v2.1_pri, whole genome shotgun sequence, a genomic segment contains:
- the ZBED5 gene encoding zinc finger BED domain-containing protein 5 isoform X1 has protein sequence MIAPLLCILSYNFNTFAILNVYSKLTMFCTANSLPMDLLLKQESLKQEVESFCYQIVSESNDQKVGILQSEDKQLQPSVSKKPEGELSRVKFISNSNKITFSKKPKRRKYDESYLSFGFTYFGNRDAPHAQCVLCKKILSNSSLAPSKLRRHLETKHAAYKDKDISFFKQHLDSPENNKPPTPKIVNTDNESATEASYNVSYHIALSGEAHTIGELLIKPCAKDVVMRMFDEQYSKKIDAVQLSNSTVARRIKDLAADIEEELVCRLKICDGFSLQLDESADVSGLAVLLVFVRYRFNKSIEEDLLLCESLQSNATGEEIFNCINSFMQKHEIEWEKCVDVCSDASRAVDGKIAEAVTLIKYVAPESTSSHCLLYRHALAVKIMPTSLKNVLDQAVQIINYIKARPHQSRLLKILCEEMGAQHTALLLNTEVRWLSRGKVLVRLFELRRELLVFMDSAFRLSDCLTNSSWLLRLAYLADIFTKLNEVNLSMQGKNVTVFTVFDKMSSLLRKLEFWASSVEEENFDCFPTLSDFLTEINSTVDKDICSAIVQHLRGLRSTLLKYFPVTNDNNAWVRNPFTVTVKPASLVARDYESLIDLTSDSQVKQNFSELSLNDFWSSLIQEYPSIARRAVRVLLPFATMHLCETGFSYYAATKTKYRKRLDAAPHMRIRLSNITPNIKRICDKKTQKHCSH, from the coding sequence ATGATTGCTCCTCTTCTTTGTATCCTGTCTTATAATTTCAACACATTTGCGATACTCAATGTCTATTCTAAATTAACCATGTTTTGTACCGCAAACTCATTGCCCATGGATCTGTTGCTGAAACAAGAAAGTCTTAAACAAGAAGTGGAATCTTTCTGTTATCAGATTGTGTCTGAATCAAATGATCAGAAGGTTGGAATATTACAAAGTGAAGATAAACAGTTGCAACCTTCAGTTTCTAAAAAACCAGAAGGTGAGCTTTCCAGGGTCAAATTTATATCCAATTCCAACAAAATAACATTTagtaaaaaaccaaaaagaagaaaatacgaTGAAAGTTATTTGTCTTTTGGATTTACTTACTTCGGAAATAGAGATGCACCTCATGCTCAGTGTGTATTATGTAAGAAAATTTTATCAAATAGCTCTTTAGCCCCTAGTAAGCTTCGAAGACATTTGGAAACTAAACATGCTGCATATAAAGACAAAGATATAAGCTTTTTCAAGCAACATCTCGATTCACCTGAAAATAATAAACCCCCAACACCTAAAATTGTGAATACAGATAACGAAAGTGCTACAGAAGCATCATACAATGTAAGTTACCATATAGCGCTGAGTGGAGAGGCTCATACTATTGGAGAATTGCTTATCAAACCTTGTGCAAAAGATGTAGTGATGCGGATGTTTGATGAACAATATAGTAAAAAAATAGATGCAGTACAGCTATCAAACAGTACTGTTGCACGTCGAATTAAGGATCTAGCTGCTGACATTGAAGAAGAGCTTGTTTGTAGACTGAAAATTTGTGATGGGTTTTCACTGCAACTAGATGAATCAGCTGATGTTTCAGGACTTGCTGTGCTGCTTGTGTTTGTTCGTTACAGGTTTAATAAGTCTATTGAGGAAGACCTACTCCTGTGTGAATCTTTGCAAAGTAATGCTACCGGTGAAGAAATATTCAACTGTATCAACAGTTTTATGCAGAAACATGAAATTGAATGGGAAAAATGTGTTGATGTTTGTAGTGATGCTTCTAGGGCAGTGGATGGGAAAATTGCTGAAGCTGTCACCTTAATAAAATATGTGGCTCCCGAAAGCACCAGTAGTCACTGCCTGTTATATAGACATGCACTAGCAGTTAAAATAATGCCTACATCTCTAAAAAATGTGCTAGACCAGGCAGTACAAATCATCAATTATATTAAAGCTCGACCACATCAATCCAGactattaaaaattttatgtgaGGAAATGGGTGCTCAGCACACAGCACTTCTTCTAAATACAGAGGTGAGGTGGCTTTCTCGAGGTAAAGTTCTTGTAAGACTTTTTGAACTTCGTCGTGAACTTTTGGTTTTCATGGATTCTGCTTTTCGACTATCTGATTGTTTAACAAATTCATCTTGGCTGCTAAGACTTGCATATCTTGCAGATATTTTTActaaattaaatgaagttaatttGTCAATGCAAGGAAAAAATGTGACCGTTTTTACAGTATTTGATAAAATGTCGTCATTGTTAAGAAAATTGGAATTTTGGGCCTCATCTGTAGAAGAAGAAAACTTTGATTGTTTTCCTACACTCAGTGATTTTTTGACTGAAATTAATTCTACAGTTGATAAAGATATTTGCAGTGCCATTGTGCAGCACCTAAGGGGTTTGCGCTCTACTCTGTTAAAATACTTTCCTGTAACAAATGACAATAATGCTTGGGTTAGAAATCCATTTACAGTTACTGTTAAACCAGCTTCATTAGTAGCACGGGACTATGAGAGCCTGATTGATTTAACATCTGATTCTCAAGTGAAGCAAAATTTTAGTGAACTTTCACTAAATGATTTTTGGAGTAGCCTAATTCAGGAATACCCAAGCATTGCAAGGCGTGCAGTGCGTGTACTTCTTCCTTTTGCTACAATGCACCTGTGTGAAACGGGGTTTTCATATTAcgctgcaacaaaaacaaaatataggaAAAGACTTGATGCTGCACCTCATATGCGAATCCGACTTAGCAACATTACACCTAATATTAAGCGGATATGtgataaaaagacacaaaaacacTGTTCTCATTAA
- the ZBED5 gene encoding zinc finger BED domain-containing protein 5 isoform X2, whose product MQKHEIEWEKCVDVCSDASRAVDGKIAEAVTLIKYVAPESTSSHCLLYRHALAVKIMPTSLKNVLDQAVQIINYIKARPHQSRLLKILCEEMGAQHTALLLNTEVRWLSRGKVLVRLFELRRELLVFMDSAFRLSDCLTNSSWLLRLAYLADIFTKLNEVNLSMQGKNVTVFTVFDKMSSLLRKLEFWASSVEEENFDCFPTLSDFLTEINSTVDKDICSAIVQHLRGLRSTLLKYFPVTNDNNAWVRNPFTVTVKPASLVARDYESLIDLTSDSQVKQNFSELSLNDFWSSLIQEYPSIARRAVRVLLPFATMHLCETGFSYYAATKTKYRKRLDAAPHMRIRLSNITPNIKRICDKKTQKHCSH is encoded by the coding sequence ATGCAGAAACATGAAATTGAATGGGAAAAATGTGTTGATGTTTGTAGTGATGCTTCTAGGGCAGTGGATGGGAAAATTGCTGAAGCTGTCACCTTAATAAAATATGTGGCTCCCGAAAGCACCAGTAGTCACTGCCTGTTATATAGACATGCACTAGCAGTTAAAATAATGCCTACATCTCTAAAAAATGTGCTAGACCAGGCAGTACAAATCATCAATTATATTAAAGCTCGACCACATCAATCCAGactattaaaaattttatgtgaGGAAATGGGTGCTCAGCACACAGCACTTCTTCTAAATACAGAGGTGAGGTGGCTTTCTCGAGGTAAAGTTCTTGTAAGACTTTTTGAACTTCGTCGTGAACTTTTGGTTTTCATGGATTCTGCTTTTCGACTATCTGATTGTTTAACAAATTCATCTTGGCTGCTAAGACTTGCATATCTTGCAGATATTTTTActaaattaaatgaagttaatttGTCAATGCAAGGAAAAAATGTGACCGTTTTTACAGTATTTGATAAAATGTCGTCATTGTTAAGAAAATTGGAATTTTGGGCCTCATCTGTAGAAGAAGAAAACTTTGATTGTTTTCCTACACTCAGTGATTTTTTGACTGAAATTAATTCTACAGTTGATAAAGATATTTGCAGTGCCATTGTGCAGCACCTAAGGGGTTTGCGCTCTACTCTGTTAAAATACTTTCCTGTAACAAATGACAATAATGCTTGGGTTAGAAATCCATTTACAGTTACTGTTAAACCAGCTTCATTAGTAGCACGGGACTATGAGAGCCTGATTGATTTAACATCTGATTCTCAAGTGAAGCAAAATTTTAGTGAACTTTCACTAAATGATTTTTGGAGTAGCCTAATTCAGGAATACCCAAGCATTGCAAGGCGTGCAGTGCGTGTACTTCTTCCTTTTGCTACAATGCACCTGTGTGAAACGGGGTTTTCATATTAcgctgcaacaaaaacaaaatataggaAAAGACTTGATGCTGCACCTCATATGCGAATCCGACTTAGCAACATTACACCTAATATTAAGCGGATATGtgataaaaagacacaaaaacacTGTTCTCATTAA